One region of Thunnus albacares chromosome 20, fThuAlb1.1, whole genome shotgun sequence genomic DNA includes:
- the LOC122971196 gene encoding bone morphogenetic protein 2-like → MTAGALRVWFVVALQLRCVTLLAIPRDRGTAGKQEGSDATKTVSEKLDALFHLKDLPRGPTVAPHKKAPQFMLDLFNAVTVADGTPKSQKEILEGNIVRSFEDKGHAGERFHFFNLSSFGREERMIKAEFRWFRKKQKFYLGRSYSPHFYKVDLYEVLDSRVKPWRGNLITSRLVPLYTQGWEVFNVTQTVSKWIRNSQENNGILVVTTLPSGNWMESVVSSSKQKLTDTNAYLVIFSDDGRAGASNQSYLGQAQPAAAAPELQEHSSRRRRRAPDFLPYGPSQSCQRVPLFVDFEEIGWSGWIISPLGYNAYHCKGSCPFPLGGSLRATNHATVRSIMHALKLSVDEVEAPCCVPDRLQSISLLYFDDEENVVLKQYDDMVALSCGCH, encoded by the exons ATGACAGCAGGAGCTCTGCGCGTCTGGTTCGTCGTCGCTCTCCAGCTCAGGTGCGTCACCCTGCTCGCCATCCCGCGGGACAGAGGGACGGCAGGCAAACAGGAGGGTTCGGACGCGACGAAGACTGTGAGCGAGAAACTGGACGCGTTGTTTCATCTGAAGGATTTACCTCGAGGTCCAACTGTGGCTCCTCACAAGAAGGCGCCTCAGTTCATGTTGGATCTTTTTAACGCGGTGACAGTGGCCGATGGGACGCCGAAAAGCCAAAAGGAGATTCTGGAAGGAAACATAGTGAGGAGTTTCGAGGATAAAG GTCATGCTGGAGAGAGGTTTCACTTTTTCAACCTGTCGTCTTttggcagagaggagagaatgatTAAAGCTGAGTTTCGCTGGttcagaaagaaacagaagttTTACCTCGGAAGGTCATACAGTCCTCATTTCTACAAG GTGGATCTGTATGAGGTGTTGGACAGCCGAGTGAAGCCATGGAGAGGAAACCTCATCACATCCAGACTGGTGCCTCTGTACACACAGGGATGGGAAGTCTTCAATGTCACTCAAACG GTGTCCAAGTGGATCCGCAACAGTCAGGAGAACAACGGCATCCTGGTGGTGACAACACTTCCTTCTGGTAACTGGATGGAGTCAGTGGTTTCCTCATCTAAGCAGAAGCTGACAGACACAAACGCCTACCTGGTCATATTCTCAGACGATGGGAGGGCAGGAGCCTCAAATCAGTCATACTTGG GACAAGCTCaacctgcagctgcagcacctGAGCTCCAGGAGCACAGCAGCAGAAGGCGACGCAGAGCTCCAGATTTCTTACCCTATGGCCCCTCTCAGTCCTGCCAGCGCGTTCCCCTCTTCGTTGACTTTGAGGAGATCGGCTGGTCAGGATGGATCATCTCTCCCCTTGGTTACAACGCCTACCACTGCAAAGGCTCCTGCCCGTTCCCACTGGGAGGAAGCCTCAGAGCGACCAACCACGCCACTGTGCGCTCCATCATGCATGCACTCAAGCTCTCTGTTGACGAAGTGGAGGCGCCATGCTGTGTGCCTGACAGACTCCAGTCCATCAGTTTGTTATATTTTGATGATGAGGAGAACGTGGTTTTGAAGCAGTATGACGACATGGTGGCATTGAGCTGCGGCTGTCACTGA